The following proteins come from a genomic window of Nostoc sp. ATCC 53789:
- the gpmI gene encoding 2,3-bisphosphoglycerate-independent phosphoglycerate mutase → MTKAPVAPVVLVILDGWGYCEEKRGNAIVAAKTPIVDSLWTAYPHTLIRTSGKAVGLPEGQMGNSEVGHLNIGAGRVVPQELVRISDAVEDGSIALNPALVKICQEVRSRNSKLHLVGLCSEGGVHSHITHLFGLLDLAKNQQIPEVCIHAITDGRDTAPTEGVKAITLLQDYLDRTGIGRIVTLSGRYYAMDRDHRWDRVKRAYDVMTQDGTGDNRTAVEILQASYAEGVKDEFINPIRIAPGAIEPGDGVIFFNFRPDRSRQLTQALVSATFNGFERQQITPLSFVTFTQYDSDLPVAVAFEPQNLSNILGEVIANHGLNQFRTAETEKYAHVTYFFNGGLEEPFAGEDRELVSSPMVATYDHAPAMSAAAVTDVAIAAIQKGTYSLVVINYANPDMVGHTGQIDATITAIETVDRCLGRLLESVIKAGGTTIITADHGNAEYMLDDGGNPWTAHTTNPVPFILVEGEKVKIPGYGTNVELRSDGKLSDIAPTILEILQLPQPPEMTGRSLLKTADYELQRTRTPVQVGL, encoded by the coding sequence ATGACCAAAGCACCTGTTGCTCCTGTGGTGCTAGTCATTTTAGACGGATGGGGCTACTGCGAAGAAAAGCGAGGAAACGCTATTGTTGCTGCTAAAACTCCCATTGTGGACAGTTTATGGACAGCTTACCCGCACACTCTCATCCGCACATCAGGAAAAGCCGTAGGGTTGCCAGAGGGTCAAATGGGCAACTCGGAAGTTGGTCATTTGAACATTGGTGCTGGGCGAGTTGTACCGCAAGAACTGGTACGCATCTCTGATGCGGTCGAAGACGGTTCTATTGCATTAAACCCAGCACTTGTCAAAATTTGCCAGGAAGTTCGTTCTCGGAATAGCAAGCTACATCTAGTCGGGCTTTGTTCTGAGGGAGGGGTACATTCGCATATCACCCATCTATTCGGACTACTTGACTTAGCCAAAAACCAGCAAATTCCAGAAGTTTGTATCCACGCCATCACCGATGGTCGTGACACCGCCCCAACAGAAGGGGTAAAAGCAATCACACTGCTGCAAGATTATTTAGACCGTACAGGAATTGGACGCATAGTCACCCTCAGCGGTCGCTACTACGCGATGGATCGCGATCACCGATGGGATCGGGTCAAACGCGCCTACGACGTGATGACCCAAGATGGTACAGGTGATAATCGCACGGCTGTGGAAATCTTGCAAGCATCTTACGCCGAAGGGGTAAAAGATGAATTTATCAACCCCATCCGAATTGCACCCGGCGCAATAGAACCAGGGGATGGGGTGATATTTTTCAACTTCCGCCCCGATCGCTCCAGACAACTGACTCAAGCTTTGGTCAGTGCCACTTTTAACGGTTTTGAAAGACAGCAAATTACACCACTGTCTTTTGTCACTTTTACACAGTATGATTCAGACTTACCTGTAGCTGTAGCCTTTGAGCCTCAGAATCTCAGTAACATTCTGGGAGAAGTCATAGCTAATCATGGTCTGAATCAGTTCCGCACCGCCGAAACAGAAAAATATGCCCACGTCACCTATTTCTTTAATGGGGGTCTGGAGGAACCTTTTGCTGGAGAAGATCGGGAATTAGTAAGCAGCCCAATGGTCGCTACTTACGATCACGCCCCAGCGATGTCAGCAGCAGCAGTTACAGATGTTGCGATCGCTGCGATTCAAAAGGGTACGTATTCTCTAGTTGTAATTAACTATGCCAATCCAGACATGGTAGGGCATACTGGTCAAATCGACGCTACCATTACAGCAATTGAAACAGTTGATCGCTGTTTAGGTCGCTTACTAGAGAGCGTTATCAAAGCCGGTGGGACAACAATTATTACTGCCGATCATGGCAACGCTGAGTATATGCTAGATGATGGGGGTAATCCCTGGACAGCCCACACCACTAACCCAGTCCCCTTTATATTGGTAGAAGGCGAGAAAGTCAAAATCCCTGGATATGGTACAAATGTCGAACTGCGAAGCGATGGTAAGCTATCCGATATTGCCCCCACAATTCTAGAGATTTTACAGCTGCCTCAACCACCAGAGATGACAGGGCGATCGCTGCTGAAAACAGCAGATTATGAACTGCAACGCACTCGCACCCCTGTGCAAGTAGGGCTGTAA
- a CDS encoding peptidase — protein sequence MGKKTQHQILNILINLISQRLITALALFIGTGLFIVCINLHSSYGFTIISKDVYSDSVISLSTSPIPKPHPLPPTLAQWQDSTNSGDYFSQVTTTQVGYLVWSQFPIRVYVEPPKSVNEKQAQVWVNGVLQGVKEWSNYLPLTIVKQPEIADITIARKAPPLQISPGSSKPRARSAQTTYELYTTNKVLSHRFTILLSPSQTGEYLIAATRHEFGHALGIWGHSPLQTDALYFSQVRNPLPISSRDVNTLKRIYEQPTSLGWSLGDNSKIN from the coding sequence ATGGGGAAAAAAACCCAACACCAAATACTTAACATCCTAATAAATTTAATCTCACAACGGTTAATTACAGCTCTTGCCTTATTTATTGGCACAGGGCTGTTTATCGTTTGTATTAATCTTCATTCGAGTTATGGATTTACAATAATATCAAAAGATGTATATTCAGACTCAGTAATCTCTCTTTCCACCTCACCCATCCCAAAACCCCATCCCTTACCGCCCACACTCGCACAGTGGCAAGATAGCACTAATAGTGGTGACTACTTTTCACAAGTCACAACAACCCAAGTTGGTTATTTAGTCTGGTCACAATTTCCCATTCGAGTTTACGTAGAACCACCAAAATCCGTTAACGAAAAACAAGCTCAAGTATGGGTTAATGGTGTCTTGCAGGGTGTAAAGGAATGGAGCAATTATTTACCTTTGACAATAGTAAAACAGCCAGAAATTGCTGATATTACGATCGCACGAAAAGCGCCACCTCTACAAATTTCCCCTGGTAGTAGTAAACCTCGTGCGCGATCAGCACAAACTACTTACGAGTTATACACTACCAACAAAGTTTTATCCCACCGCTTCACTATCTTGCTAAGTCCCAGTCAAACAGGTGAGTATCTTATTGCAGCTACCCGGCACGAATTCGGTCATGCACTGGGAATTTGGGGCCATAGTCCACTACAAACTGATGCCCTATATTTTTCTCAAGTTCGTAACCCGTTGCCTATTTCTTCCAGAGATGTAAATACTCTAAAACGGATTTATGAACAGCCAACTAGTTTGGGCTGGTCTTTAGGGGATAATTCAAAGATTAATTGA
- a CDS encoding IS66 family transposase: MEKNLPLKLDTETLKQLEKEQLVEMLMEQAKAIEQLKSRVIELESVIEKLKVSRDLDSTTSSKPPSADILKKTEKKLEDEAGESETPKRKPGGQPGHRGKTRKGFGRVDRFEILRPQVCFCCGQKEFSNEPIKIETQQVAQLVERPIEIVEYQRHTCICSECGSKQTADWSPEIVPGQDIGIRLQAFLGWINNYGHLPYEKQQELLWELGEIEIGVGTLVATNERIDGAVAQSIDNLKEWIKQTQPNIHSDETPWVIKGVKEWLWIFANTDFALFHAADTRSRAELEAILGSSYSGVLSSDDFSAYNGYPVKAQQKCQAHLRRHFKKLILIPGLNNKEIGSAFVSLIDEGFKNYALFQQTKNIDEFWSWASEFKIKVESSIHSWIDKAGGEAGKLLRSLRNKAHQWWYFLDHPDIPPDNNLAERTLRLAVTKRKVSGGSRSMKRFQDTANLLTVIQTCRRQGRSVIEFFDQAIKAMVNSSVQTPSLIPLV, from the coding sequence ATGGAAAAAAACCTGCCACTAAAACTAGACACTGAAACCCTAAAACAGTTGGAGAAAGAGCAACTGGTAGAGATGCTTATGGAGCAGGCAAAAGCTATAGAACAGCTAAAATCCAGAGTAATAGAACTAGAATCTGTAATAGAGAAACTCAAAGTTAGTAGAGACTTAGACAGCACAACATCATCAAAACCACCGTCGGCAGACATCCTCAAAAAAACCGAGAAAAAACTTGAAGATGAAGCAGGGGAGAGTGAAACGCCAAAACGGAAACCAGGAGGACAGCCAGGACATCGGGGAAAAACGAGAAAGGGTTTTGGGAGAGTAGATAGGTTTGAGATATTAAGACCGCAAGTGTGTTTTTGTTGTGGTCAAAAGGAATTCAGTAACGAACCAATAAAAATAGAAACCCAGCAAGTAGCACAGTTGGTAGAAAGACCTATCGAAATCGTAGAATATCAAAGACATACCTGTATTTGCAGCGAGTGTGGGTCAAAACAAACAGCAGACTGGTCGCCAGAAATAGTACCGGGACAAGATATAGGAATCAGACTGCAAGCTTTCTTGGGATGGATAAATAATTACGGGCATTTACCATACGAGAAACAACAAGAATTGTTGTGGGAACTGGGTGAAATAGAAATTGGAGTCGGGACTTTAGTAGCCACAAATGAACGAATAGATGGTGCCGTAGCTCAAAGTATTGACAACCTTAAAGAGTGGATAAAACAAACCCAGCCGAATATCCATTCGGATGAAACACCTTGGGTAATCAAAGGGGTAAAAGAATGGTTATGGATTTTTGCCAATACCGATTTCGCTTTATTTCATGCGGCTGATACTCGTTCTCGCGCCGAATTAGAGGCAATTTTGGGTTCAAGTTACTCTGGTGTACTCAGTTCTGATGACTTTAGTGCTTATAACGGTTATCCGGTGAAAGCCCAACAGAAATGTCAGGCGCATTTACGCCGTCACTTCAAGAAACTCATCTTAATTCCTGGCTTGAATAACAAAGAGATTGGGTCAGCATTTGTCAGCCTGATAGATGAAGGTTTTAAAAACTATGCTCTCTTCCAACAAACTAAAAACATTGATGAGTTCTGGAGTTGGGCATCCGAGTTTAAAATAAAAGTTGAATCTTCCATTCATTCATGGATTGATAAAGCTGGAGGAGAAGCTGGTAAACTTTTACGCTCCTTACGTAATAAAGCTCATCAATGGTGGTATTTCTTAGACCACCCGGACATACCCCCTGATAATAATTTAGCAGAACGAACATTACGTTTAGCAGTCACAAAACGAAAAGTCAGTGGTGGTTCTCGTTCTATGAAGCGATTCCAAGATACTGCTAATTTATTGACTGTTATACAAACTTGTCGCCGTCAAGGACGCTCTGTAATTGAGTTTTTTGACCAAGCTATCAAAGCGATGGTTAACTCTTCTGTGCAGACCCCTTCTTTAATTCCTCTCGTTTAG
- a CDS encoding MFS transporter, which translates to MQPSDLDKKILPLSPSLVKKQNRISDPNVKNHLSAVSKCTPSQINSQEMSPKDVSKNDQSWTAQIPKTDVPEIQSEDKLTTAEANSNGQSLPVATTPETESPKLDGSGSGGEAVSGNVTQQGFLPVLKNPNFLALWGGQVFSQLADKVYLVLMIALINTQFQASNQSISGWVSVLMMAFTIPAVLFGSVAGVFVDRWSKKAVLVATNIWRGILVLSIPFLLWLTHGWKPIGVMPVGFLIILGVTFLVSTLTQFFAPAEQAAIPLVVEEQHLLSANSLYTTTMMASVIVGFAVGEPLLAIADGLWSQIGGSGSLGKELLVGGSYAIAGLILFLLATKEKHHHPDTEFPHVFSDLRDGFAYLKANHRVRNALLQLIILFSVFAALTVLAVRMAEIIPNMKASQFGFLLAAGGVGIAAGATILGQFGQRFSYTQLSLCGCMGMAASLIGLSIFTTQLWLVLLLVALLGIFGALVGIPMQTAIQTETPPEMRGKVFGLQNNVINIALSLPLALAGVAETFLGLQVVFLGLAAIVFSGGILTWYNSRK; encoded by the coding sequence ATGCAACCATCTGATTTGGATAAAAAAATCCTGCCTTTGTCACCAAGCCTCGTTAAAAAACAGAATAGGATATCAGATCCTAACGTCAAGAATCACTTGAGTGCCGTTTCAAAGTGTACACCTAGTCAAATCAATAGCCAAGAAATGTCCCCAAAAGACGTTTCTAAAAACGATCAAAGTTGGACAGCCCAGATCCCAAAAACTGATGTTCCAGAAATACAATCTGAGGACAAATTAACTACTGCTGAGGCAAATAGCAACGGGCAGAGTTTGCCAGTAGCTACTACCCCAGAAACAGAATCACCCAAATTAGATGGATCTGGTTCAGGTGGAGAAGCTGTTTCTGGGAATGTAACACAGCAGGGGTTTTTGCCTGTATTAAAAAACCCTAATTTCCTGGCTCTTTGGGGCGGTCAAGTTTTCTCCCAATTAGCAGATAAAGTTTATTTAGTGCTGATGATTGCTTTGATTAATACTCAGTTTCAGGCTAGTAATCAGAGTATTAGTGGTTGGGTATCAGTCTTGATGATGGCTTTTACGATTCCAGCCGTATTATTTGGTTCCGTTGCTGGCGTGTTTGTCGATCGCTGGTCAAAAAAGGCTGTGCTGGTGGCAACGAATATTTGGCGCGGCATCCTGGTTTTGTCAATTCCCTTCCTGCTGTGGTTGACTCATGGCTGGAAACCCATAGGAGTTATGCCAGTAGGTTTTTTGATCATACTGGGTGTGACTTTTCTAGTTTCTACACTGACACAGTTTTTTGCGCCGGCGGAACAGGCAGCAATTCCTTTAGTGGTGGAAGAACAGCATTTACTCTCAGCTAATTCGCTTTATACGACAACGATGATGGCATCGGTGATTGTTGGGTTTGCTGTCGGAGAACCATTATTAGCGATCGCAGATGGACTTTGGTCGCAAATTGGTGGTAGCGGTAGTTTGGGCAAAGAACTATTAGTTGGTGGTAGTTATGCGATCGCTGGACTAATTTTATTCCTCCTAGCAACTAAGGAAAAACACCACCACCCTGATACAGAATTCCCTCACGTATTCTCTGATTTGCGAGATGGTTTTGCCTACCTCAAAGCCAATCATCGCGTCCGCAATGCTTTGCTTCAGCTGATTATCTTGTTTTCTGTCTTTGCAGCATTAACTGTTCTAGCTGTTCGGATGGCAGAAATAATTCCCAACATGAAAGCCTCCCAGTTCGGCTTTTTACTCGCAGCCGGTGGTGTTGGCATTGCTGCGGGAGCAACAATTCTCGGTCAATTTGGTCAACGCTTTTCCTATACCCAACTAAGTCTTTGTGGTTGTATGGGTATGGCAGCATCTCTGATTGGTCTATCAATCTTTACAACCCAACTATGGCTAGTCCTGTTACTGGTGGCGTTATTAGGTATCTTTGGAGCCCTAGTAGGAATTCCCATGCAAACCGCAATCCAAACAGAAACACCACCAGAAATGCGTGGTAAAGTATTTGGCTTGCAAAACAATGTAATTAATATTGCCCTCTCCTTACCTTTAGCTTTAGCTGGTGTCGCAGAAACCTTTTTGGGATTACAGGTAGTTTTTTTGGGATTAGCTGCGATCGTCTTTTCAGGAGGTATATTAACCTGGTATAACTCACGTAAGTAG
- a CDS encoding ABC-F family ATP-binding cassette domain-containing protein: MLRLEHISKIYPTGEVLKDINWEVKPGDRIGLVGVNGAGKSTQLKIISGEMEPTAGEIIRPNSLHIAYLNQEFEVDPTRTVREEFWTVFKEANEVQLSLAHIPQEMETASPEELDRLIDKLDRLQRKFEALDGYNLDARIGKILPEMGFGLEDGDRLVSAFSGGWQMRMSLGKILLQKPDLLLLDEPTNHLDLETIEWLENYLRGLVTPMVIVSHDREFLDRLCTQIVETERGVSSTYLGNYSAYLEQKAESQSAQLSAYERQQKELEKQQTFVDRFRASATRSTQAKSREKQLDKIERIEAPIAGVRTLHFRFPPAPRSGREVVDIKDLTHLYGDKILFLAANLLIERGDRIAFLGPNGAGKSTLLRVIMGMEPPTEGSVQLGDHNVIPGYFEQNQAEALDLKKTVMETIHDEVPDWDNQEVRTLLGRFLFTGDTVFKAVGALSGGEKARLALAKMLLRPANLLILDEPTNHLDIPAKEMLEEALKNYDGTAIVVSHDRYFISQVANKIVEIRDGEFRVYLGDYHYYLQKIVEEKEQAKLAAIAAEKAAKKAGKASTKKK, encoded by the coding sequence ATGCTGCGACTAGAACATATAAGTAAAATTTATCCCACAGGCGAAGTTCTCAAAGATATCAACTGGGAAGTTAAACCAGGCGATCGCATTGGCTTAGTCGGTGTCAATGGTGCTGGAAAATCCACCCAACTAAAAATCATCTCTGGGGAAATGGAACCCACCGCCGGCGAAATTATTCGTCCTAATAGCTTACATATAGCCTACCTTAACCAAGAGTTTGAAGTAGACCCCACTCGCACCGTTAGAGAAGAATTTTGGACTGTCTTCAAAGAAGCCAACGAAGTACAGTTATCTCTGGCGCACATACCACAAGAGATGGAAACGGCTAGCCCAGAAGAACTGGATCGACTGATCGACAAGCTGGATCGCTTGCAGCGTAAATTTGAAGCCTTGGATGGCTACAACTTAGATGCACGCATCGGGAAAATTTTACCAGAGATGGGGTTTGGGCTAGAAGATGGCGATCGCCTCGTCAGTGCCTTCAGTGGTGGTTGGCAAATGCGGATGAGTTTAGGTAAAATCCTGCTGCAAAAACCTGACTTGTTGCTGCTGGATGAACCGACTAACCACTTAGATTTAGAAACCATTGAGTGGTTGGAAAATTACCTCAGAGGGCTGGTTACACCGATGGTAATAGTCTCCCATGACCGGGAGTTCCTTGACCGCCTCTGTACCCAAATTGTGGAAACTGAACGTGGCGTTTCCAGTACCTACCTTGGTAACTACTCAGCATATTTGGAACAAAAAGCCGAAAGTCAATCAGCACAACTTAGTGCTTACGAACGTCAGCAAAAAGAATTAGAGAAACAGCAAACCTTTGTTGATAGATTCCGCGCCAGTGCTACCCGCAGTACCCAGGCAAAAAGCCGGGAAAAGCAACTCGATAAAATTGAGCGCATTGAAGCACCCATTGCTGGGGTAAGAACTCTACACTTCCGTTTTCCCCCTGCACCCCGCAGTGGACGCGAGGTAGTAGACATTAAAGATTTAACTCATCTTTATGGTGATAAAATCCTGTTTTTGGCAGCAAATCTCCTAATTGAAAGAGGCGATCGCATTGCTTTTCTTGGCCCCAACGGTGCTGGAAAATCTACCCTTCTGCGCGTAATTATGGGTATGGAACCACCAACTGAAGGTAGCGTTCAATTAGGGGATCATAACGTTATTCCCGGTTACTTTGAGCAAAATCAAGCTGAAGCTTTAGACTTGAAGAAAACTGTCATGGAAACTATCCATGATGAAGTTCCAGACTGGGATAATCAAGAAGTCCGCACGCTTTTGGGACGCTTCTTATTTACTGGTGATACTGTATTTAAGGCAGTCGGGGCATTAAGTGGAGGAGAAAAAGCTCGTTTGGCCTTGGCAAAAATGCTCTTACGTCCCGCGAACTTATTAATTTTAGATGAGCCGACAAACCACCTAGATATTCCAGCGAAGGAAATGCTGGAAGAAGCGCTGAAAAACTATGATGGTACGGCAATTGTAGTTTCCCACGATCGCTACTTTATTTCTCAAGTAGCTAACAAAATCGTCGAAATTCGTGATGGTGAATTCCGCGTTTACTTAGGAGACTATCATTACTATCTCCAGAAAATTGTCGAAGAAAAAGAACAAGCAAAATTAGCTGCGATCGCTGCCGAAAAAGCTGCTAAAAAAGCTGGGAAAGCTTCTACCAAAAAGAAATAA
- the recO gene encoding DNA repair protein RecO, producing the protein MSRTYKATGINLKTQVLGESDKIVTILTPEFGLIRAVAPGARKHNSSLGGRSGMFVVNELLIAKGRSLDKITQAQTLKTYPGLAKDLGKLAASQYLAEIVLSQALSEQPQEELYELFNEHLHRLEALSSTNASGVLAHLAHGVFHLLALAGVTPQVQVCCLSGRSLKPDFTDPNWQIGFSVPTGGTICLETWKRLRTEGKGESNNQYPIPHIPLPMPHAQTVVVHRQEIPLISSRLGAMELALLQHLSQPEIMQIDGARDHNWLSVEQILRQYAQYQLGRPIRSATLIDSYFAANHDATI; encoded by the coding sequence ATGAGTAGAACCTACAAAGCAACCGGAATTAATCTTAAAACTCAGGTGCTGGGAGAATCAGATAAAATAGTGACCATTTTGACACCAGAATTCGGTCTGATTCGAGCAGTGGCTCCAGGGGCACGTAAGCACAACTCCAGCTTGGGCGGCAGGAGTGGTATGTTTGTTGTGAATGAACTATTGATCGCCAAAGGGCGATCGCTTGATAAAATTACTCAAGCACAGACGTTAAAAACTTATCCTGGTTTAGCTAAAGATTTGGGAAAATTGGCTGCTAGCCAATATTTAGCAGAAATAGTCCTCTCTCAAGCTTTGAGCGAACAACCCCAAGAAGAACTTTATGAGTTGTTCAATGAACATCTCCATCGATTAGAAGCATTGTCTAGTACAAATGCATCTGGTGTTTTGGCTCATCTGGCTCATGGGGTGTTTCACCTTTTAGCCTTAGCAGGAGTAACACCGCAAGTGCAAGTATGCTGCTTATCTGGGCGCTCCCTCAAGCCAGACTTTACAGACCCCAACTGGCAGATAGGATTTAGCGTTCCTACGGGTGGAACGATTTGCTTAGAAACTTGGAAACGTTTACGAACAGAGGGAAAGGGGGAGAGTAATAACCAATACCCCATTCCCCATATCCCATTGCCCATGCCCCATGCCCAAACAGTTGTTGTGCATCGGCAAGAAATACCTTTGATTTCTAGTCGTCTGGGTGCTATGGAACTGGCTTTGCTTCAACATCTGTCACAACCAGAGATAATGCAAATTGATGGTGCTAGAGACCATAACTGGTTATCTGTTGAGCAGATTTTGCGCCAGTATGCTCAGTACCAATTAGGTCGCCCTATTCGCTCTGCTACCTTGATCGATTCTTATTTTGCTGCCAACCATGATGCAACCATCTGA
- the secG gene encoding preprotein translocase subunit SecG, with product MTATNIVQGIWAFSATGLIILVLLHSPKGDGIGAIGGQAQLFSSTKSAENTLNRITWALTVIFLGLTVVLSAGWLPK from the coding sequence ATGACAGCTACTAATATCGTGCAAGGCATTTGGGCGTTTTCCGCCACTGGTTTGATTATCTTAGTTTTACTACATAGCCCCAAAGGTGATGGTATTGGAGCCATTGGTGGACAAGCCCAGCTATTTAGCAGTACCAAAAGTGCAGAAAACACCTTAAATCGAATTACTTGGGCATTAACAGTAATTTTCCTCGGTTTAACAGTGGTTTTAAGTGCTGGTTGGCTGCCTAAATAA
- a CDS encoding glycosyltransferase family 4 protein, translating to MRIAWIGKKSPFCGNVTYSREITNALLDRGHQVSFLHFAQEESEPENWPNLREVSLPFIYKSQVYTIPTFKATKVLTDSLREIKPDVVHASLTLSPLDFFLPEICEELRLPLVATFHTPFAGKGAKLVSGTQLLAYQLYAPFLVNYDRVIVFSQIQRELLAGMGVREENIAVIPNGVDTVKYSPGFSQIKAEFKADRLFVYQGRIAPEKNVEALLRAWKQSAMGPGTKLLIVGDGPLKSSLEPFYGSEYGIIWLGFVADEDRRIEILRGADVFVLPSLVEGLSLSLLEGMSCGLACLATDVGADGEVLEKGAGIVISTKTARSQLKTLLPVLQDHPELTTLLGQKARQRVLDRYTLSKNITLLEELYKEVLAQRPLPLSRRA from the coding sequence ATGCGTATAGCCTGGATTGGAAAAAAATCACCCTTTTGCGGCAATGTAACCTACAGTCGAGAAATTACAAATGCTTTGCTAGATAGGGGACATCAAGTTAGCTTTCTTCACTTCGCACAGGAAGAGTCTGAACCTGAGAATTGGCCAAATCTTCGAGAGGTTTCGCTCCCATTCATTTACAAGTCTCAGGTTTATACAATTCCTACTTTTAAAGCAACCAAAGTTTTAACTGATTCGCTGCGGGAAATCAAGCCAGATGTAGTCCACGCTTCCTTAACATTATCTCCTCTAGACTTTTTTCTACCGGAAATCTGTGAGGAACTAAGATTGCCCCTAGTTGCAACTTTTCACACACCATTTGCTGGTAAAGGAGCAAAGCTGGTATCGGGAACACAGCTTTTGGCTTATCAGCTTTACGCACCTTTTTTAGTTAACTACGATCGCGTGATTGTATTTTCCCAAATTCAGCGAGAATTATTGGCAGGGATGGGCGTAAGGGAAGAAAATATTGCTGTAATTCCCAATGGTGTTGATACCGTTAAGTATTCTCCAGGATTTTCTCAAATCAAAGCAGAATTTAAAGCCGATCGCTTGTTTGTTTACCAAGGTCGAATAGCGCCAGAGAAAAATGTCGAAGCTCTACTCCGCGCTTGGAAGCAGTCGGCAATGGGGCCTGGTACGAAGTTGCTAATTGTTGGCGATGGCCCTTTGAAGTCTTCCTTAGAGCCGTTTTATGGTTCAGAATACGGCATTATCTGGTTGGGATTTGTTGCTGATGAAGACCGACGGATCGAAATTTTGCGGGGCGCAGATGTATTTGTTCTACCTTCATTGGTAGAGGGGTTGTCCCTATCTCTGTTAGAGGGAATGTCATGTGGGTTGGCTTGTTTAGCAACAGATGTGGGTGCAGATGGAGAAGTATTAGAAAAGGGCGCAGGTATAGTTATTAGTACTAAAACCGCGCGATCGCAGTTAAAAACCCTCTTGCCAGTATTGCAAGACCATCCAGAGTTAACAACCTTACTGGGGCAAAAAGCCAGACAGCGTGTATTAGACCGCTATACCCTTAGTAAAAATATTACTCTGCTGGAAGAACTTTATAAAGAAGTTTTAGCACAGCGACCACTACCGCTAAGTCGTAGAGCTTAG
- a CDS encoding type I restriction enzyme HsdR N-terminal domain-containing protein, with protein sequence MTSLSEEISRKLNIYRRNYAEYTKCLIKGREIVLDGRPEEKVRQLFIYFLVNESGLFPSKIDIKIESDYHDIELYKTVQNEYFKPYSPPIMIVEIKREEENLRNHEKQIERYLKKSCSEIGILYNYHQIIAYIKKDAVFTRNKLNSLEDIPPLILQSSNKFGKNLLEFEKAVNGSFDSFIYLVNQYGKYKLNRIVFRLKGEQLPIVGYFFKFKENKLYYNIYVQDVKKEQSCDFQDFEKLVSIIY encoded by the coding sequence ATGACTAGCTTAAGTGAAGAAATATCTAGAAAACTAAATATATATAGGAGAAACTATGCAGAATATACAAAGTGTTTGATTAAAGGCAGGGAAATTGTTCTAGATGGACGACCAGAAGAAAAAGTTAGACAATTGTTTATCTATTTTTTAGTAAATGAAAGTGGATTATTTCCAAGCAAAATTGATATTAAAATTGAGTCTGATTATCATGACATAGAATTATATAAAACTGTACAAAATGAATATTTTAAACCATATTCACCTCCTATAATGATTGTAGAAATAAAGCGAGAAGAAGAAAATTTGCGTAATCATGAGAAGCAGATTGAAAGATATCTAAAAAAATCTTGTTCAGAAATTGGTATTTTATACAACTATCATCAAATTATTGCTTATATAAAAAAAGACGCAGTGTTTACGAGAAATAAGCTCAATAGTCTTGAAGATATACCACCTTTAATCTTGCAAAGTTCTAATAAATTCGGTAAAAATCTACTAGAATTTGAAAAAGCTGTAAATGGAAGTTTTGATAGCTTTATTTATCTTGTTAATCAATATGGAAAATATAAACTTAACAGAATAGTTTTCAGACTTAAAGGTGAGCAGTTACCCATAGTAGGATATTTCTTCAAATTTAAAGAAAATAAACTGTATTACAATATATATGTTCAAGATGTTAAAAAAGAGCAAAGCTGCGATTTCCAAGATTTTGAAAAACTAGTTTCTATTATTTATTGA